DNA from Agathobaculum sp. NTUH-O15-33:
CGCGGAGATGATCTCACGCGCTGCCGCCGCGGGCAAGCACGTGTTCTGCGAAAAGCCGATCCATACCGATCTGGGCAAGATCCGCGAAGCGATCGACGCGGTGGAAAAGGCGGGCGTCAAGCTGCAGGTCGGCTTTGTGCGCCGCTTTGACCATAACCATAAGAAGGTGCACGACGTCGTCGCGTCCGGCCGTCTGGGCAAGCCGCACATCGTCAAGGTATCCTCGCGCGATCCCGATCATCAGCCGATGTCCTACATCGCCACCTCGGGCGGCATCTTTATGGATATGACCATTCATGATTTCGATATGGCGCGCTATCTGGCGGGCAGTGAGGTCACCGAGGTCTGCGCGTACGGCGCGGCGCTTTCGGGCGAGGGCTATGAAAAGTATGACGATGTGGATACCACCATCATCATGCTCAAGTTTGAAAACGGCGCCATCGGCGTGATCGACAACAGCCGCGCCTCGCACTACGGCTACGATCAGCGCACCGAGGTGCACTGCGACAAGGGCTGCGTGCAGGTCTCGAACGATCTGGACGATCAGGCCATGATCTCCACCGCCGAGGGCGTGGAAATCGCCAAGCCCACCTGGTTCTTCCTAGAGCGCTACAACAACGCGTTCATTCAGGAGGCCAAGGACTTTGTCGAAGCCATCCAGAACGATACGGAAACGCTTGTCGGCGCGAAGGACGGGCTGATGCCGGTCGCCATTGCCATGGCCGCCGCGAAGTCCTTCCACGAAGGCCGCTCGGTCAAGCTGAGCGAAGTTCTGTAAGACAATCTAATTAAAAGCCGCCGCTCCCCGGTCGCAAAGGGGAGCGGCGGCTTTCTAAATCGTGGTGTGTGGGTAGCACATTACAAGACCAAAGCCCTCTCAAACGGAGGGCTTTGGTCTTATGTAGGAGAAAAAGAAGAAGAGATGGTCAGTCGTTAATGCCGTTCGGGTAGATGATGACCCGGCTGGCCTGCTGGGCGTTCAGCAGCTCGATGCCGCGCACGATGTCTTTCAGTTCCAGCTTGTGGCTGATGATGCGGTCAAGCTCCAGCGCGGGATTTTTCGAGCAGCTTGATCGCGAGGGGAAAGGTGTTGTGCGCGCAGTAGGAGCCCATCACGGTAAGCTCGTTGCGGACGATCACGGCGGGGGGCACCTGACTGACCGCGTTGGCGTTCTGGCCGAAGATCAGCAGCCTGCCGCCGCATTTCAGCAGCCCGACCGCCTGCCCGAACACCGGGCCGACGCCGACCGCGTCCACCACGATATCGCAGGTCTCGCCCCATTCGCGCAGCAGAATGGCCTGCACGTCCTCGCGGGCCGGGTCGATCGCCAGATCGGCGCCGCATTCCAGCGCT
Protein-coding regions in this window:
- the iolG gene encoding inositol 2-dehydrogenase encodes the protein MEKVKIGVLGAGRIGRLHITNLVQAVPNAEVVAIADPFLNDDTVAFANALGITKCSKDPQDIFADPAIDAVFVCTSTDAHAEMISRAAAAGKHVFCEKPIHTDLGKIREAIDAVEKAGVKLQVGFVRRFDHNHKKVHDVVASGRLGKPHIVKVSSRDPDHQPMSYIATSGGIFMDMTIHDFDMARYLAGSEVTEVCAYGAALSGEGYEKYDDVDTTIIMLKFENGAIGVIDNSRASHYGYDQRTEVHCDKGCVQVSNDLDDQAMISTAEGVEIAKPTWFFLERYNNAFIQEAKDFVEAIQNDTETLVGAKDGLMPVAIAMAAAKSFHEGRSVKLSEVL